One window from the genome of Entelurus aequoreus isolate RoL-2023_Sb linkage group LG04, RoL_Eaeq_v1.1, whole genome shotgun sequence encodes:
- the gpr137 gene encoding integral membrane protein GPR137 isoform X1, with product MEAPVTAVPPPPPPNSSAVPSPLPLRPALAPSVQLGFTVLYTALYGVLFLVVYAQLWLLYLYRHKRWSYQSIFLFLCLLWAALRTALFSFYFRNALEANHLPVVVYWLLYCFPVCLQFFTLSLINLYFTQVLLKAIETYSAEVDKRLRVARCAYVSLNAVFLCVNVACAALGDRGNGVAEGQRTWNLVLIRVLVNDLLFILEAVLLAVVLLLLTRHSRSTGPYLSSKGTTMCRTAALGAAVILLFASRACYNLSVLVLSQNHHVESFDFDWYNVSDQADLRNELGDRGYLAFGAILFIWELLPTSLLILIFRVRRPTQEVSSLAINNRVLPRPYFFDDPQGDEDIPVPWTRSYHPHASWYGSETTPLLFASNPSGHNHQHHSFYSTPQN from the exons ATGGAAGCTCCAGTCACGGCTgtgccgcctcctcctcctcccaatTCCTCCGCCGTGCCATCCCCTCTTCCCCTGCGCCCGGCTCTGGCACCCTCAGTCCAGCTGGGCTTCACCGTCTTGTACACGGCGCTGTACGGCGTCCTCTTCCTGGTGGTGTACGCCCAGCTCTGGCTTCTTTACCTCTACCGACACAAACGATGGAGCTACCAGAGCATCTTTCTCTTCCTCTGCCTGCTGTGGGCCGCGCTGCGCACCGCCTTGTTTTCGTTTTACTTCCGCAATGCGCTGGAGGCCAACCACCTCCCAGTGGTCGTCTACTGGCTTCTCTACTGCTTCCCCGTCTGCTTGCAGTTCTTCACTCTCAGTCTCATCAACCTGTATTTCACTCAG GTGTTACTCAAAGCCATAGAGACGTACAGTGCAGAAGTGGACAAGCGACT CCGCGTGGCCCGCTGTGCGTATGTGTCGCTGAACGCCGTCTTCCTCTGCGTCAACGTGGCTTGCGCTGCTCTTGGGGACCGGGGCAATGGCGTGGCGGAAGGCCAGAGGACCTGGAATTTGGTCCTTATCCGGGTTCTTGTCAACGACCTACTCTTCATTCTGGAGGCGGTGTTGCTGGCCGTGGTGCTGTTGCTGTTGACGCGGCACTCCCGCTCCACTGGCCCGTACTTGAGCAGCAAG GGGACCACAATGTGTCGCACGGCGGCGCTCGGCGCGGCGGTCATCCTGTTGTTTGCTAGCAGAGCTTGCTACAACCTCAGCGTGCTCGTGCTGTCCCAGAACCACCATGTTGAGTCCTTTGACTTTGACTGGTACAACGTCTCCGATCAG GCCGACCTGCGCAACGAACTCGGCGACAGGGGCTACTTGGCGTTTGGCGCCATCCTCTTCATCTGGGAGCTGCTGCCAACCAGTTTGCTCATTCTTATCTTCAGAGTTCGCAGACCGACCCAAGAG GTCAGCAGCCTAGCAATCAACAACAGAGTCCTACCTCGACCCTATTTCTTTGATGACCCTCAAGGCGATGAGGACATTCCAGTTCCTTGGACTCGCAGCTACCACCCACACGCCAG CTGGTACGGATCGGAGACCACCCCGCTGCTGTTTGCAAGCAACCCTTCAGGCCACAACCACCAGCACCACTCCTTCTATTCCACCCCCCAGAACTGA
- the gpr137 gene encoding integral membrane protein GPR137 isoform X2, translated as MEAPVTAVPPPPPPNSSAVPSPLPLRPALAPSVQLGFTVLYTALYGVLFLVVYAQLWLLYLYRHKRWSYQSIFLFLCLLWAALRTALFSFYFRNALEANHLPVVVYWLLYCFPVCLQFFTLSLINLYFTQVLLKAIETYSAEVDKRLRVARCAYVSLNAVFLCVNVACAALGDRGNGVAEGQRTWNLVLIRVLVNDLLFILEAVLLAVVLLLLTRHSRSTGPYLSSKGTTMCRTAALGAAVILLFASRACYNLSVLVLSQNHHVESFDFDWYNVSDQADLRNELGDRGYLAFGAILFIWELLPTSLLILIFRVRRPTQEV; from the exons ATGGAAGCTCCAGTCACGGCTgtgccgcctcctcctcctcccaatTCCTCCGCCGTGCCATCCCCTCTTCCCCTGCGCCCGGCTCTGGCACCCTCAGTCCAGCTGGGCTTCACCGTCTTGTACACGGCGCTGTACGGCGTCCTCTTCCTGGTGGTGTACGCCCAGCTCTGGCTTCTTTACCTCTACCGACACAAACGATGGAGCTACCAGAGCATCTTTCTCTTCCTCTGCCTGCTGTGGGCCGCGCTGCGCACCGCCTTGTTTTCGTTTTACTTCCGCAATGCGCTGGAGGCCAACCACCTCCCAGTGGTCGTCTACTGGCTTCTCTACTGCTTCCCCGTCTGCTTGCAGTTCTTCACTCTCAGTCTCATCAACCTGTATTTCACTCAG GTGTTACTCAAAGCCATAGAGACGTACAGTGCAGAAGTGGACAAGCGACT CCGCGTGGCCCGCTGTGCGTATGTGTCGCTGAACGCCGTCTTCCTCTGCGTCAACGTGGCTTGCGCTGCTCTTGGGGACCGGGGCAATGGCGTGGCGGAAGGCCAGAGGACCTGGAATTTGGTCCTTATCCGGGTTCTTGTCAACGACCTACTCTTCATTCTGGAGGCGGTGTTGCTGGCCGTGGTGCTGTTGCTGTTGACGCGGCACTCCCGCTCCACTGGCCCGTACTTGAGCAGCAAG GGGACCACAATGTGTCGCACGGCGGCGCTCGGCGCGGCGGTCATCCTGTTGTTTGCTAGCAGAGCTTGCTACAACCTCAGCGTGCTCGTGCTGTCCCAGAACCACCATGTTGAGTCCTTTGACTTTGACTGGTACAACGTCTCCGATCAG GCCGACCTGCGCAACGAACTCGGCGACAGGGGCTACTTGGCGTTTGGCGCCATCCTCTTCATCTGGGAGCTGCTGCCAACCAGTTTGCTCATTCTTATCTTCAGAGTTCGCAGACCGACCCAAGAG GTATAA
- the syvn1 gene encoding E3 ubiquitin-protein ligase synoviolin: protein MVRAALVTVTSLALTAGVVAHAYLLKHQFYPTVVYLTKSSPSMAVLYIQAFVLVFLLGKFMRKVFFGQLRAAEMEHVIERSWYAVTETCLAFTVFRDDFSPRFVALFTLLLFLKCFHWLAEDRVDFMERSPNISWVFHFRVLSLIGLLGVLDFLFVNHACQSIITRGASVQLVFGFEYAILLTMVLTTFIKYGLHTADLQSENPWDNKAVYMLYTELFTGFIKVLLYIAFLTIMIKVHTFPLFAIRPMYLAMRQFKKAVTDAIMSRRAIRNMNTLYPDATPEDLQSSDNVCIICREEMVTGAKKLPCNHIFHSSCLRSWFQRQQTCPTCRMDVLRASINNQNAAPAQAPPPAPVPNAAAAAPPANVAPGMLPGFPPGLFPFWGPFPPVPPPAAHGAADAPQSSGVTTQAAGTSQSTSSGADAASTAAAPPGSAMPGFPFSIPPPFPSAPWLPMPPPPPPFMSSMPPPPPSLTRLSEEELRELEAEGRRGLEARMQCLQNIHTLLDAAMLNIHHYLSTVATLTPPRADSSAAGTSADPASQDESSNPSLSAAAVQTDDSEAGVATSDGDKPGKTDERSEDEDGEPNAAELRRRRLRKLETASPADD, encoded by the exons ATGGTGCGGGCAGCATTGGTGACCGTCACCAGCCTGGCGTTGACCGCCGGTGTGGTGGCTCACGCCTACCTCCTCAAACACCAGTTTTACCCTACAGTAGTCTACCTCACCAAGAGTAGCCCCAGCATGGCG GTGCTGTACATTCAAGCCTTTGTATTGGTGTTTCTTCTGGGAAAGTTCATGAGGAAGGTGTTTTTTGGACAGCTGAGGGCTGCAGAAATGGAG CATGTCATTGAGCGTTCTTGGTACGCAGTGACTGAGACGTGTCTGGCTTTTACCGTATTCAGGGATGATTTTTCCCCTCGTTTTGTTGCCCTCTTCACACTTCTGCTCTTCCTTAAGTGCTTCCACTGGTTGGCCGAGGACCGGGTGGACTTC ATGGAAAGGAGTCCAAACATATCTTGGGTTTTCCACTTCAGAGTGTTAT CTCTGATAGGGCTGCTGGGAGTCTTGGATTTTCTCTTTGTTAACCACGCCTGTCAAAGCATCATCACCCGTGGAGCCTCAGTCCAGCTAGTTTTTGGCTTTGAG TACGCCATCTTGTTGACCATGGtgttgacaacgtttattaaGTACGGCCTGCACACTGCTGACCTGCAGAGTGAAAATCCCTGGGACAACAAAGCTGTGTATATGCTCTATACGGAGCTCTTTACAG GTTTCATCAAAGTGCTCCTGTACATTGCTTTTTTGACAATTATGATAAAAGTGCACACCTTCCCCCTTTTTGCCATACGGCCCATGTATCTGGCTATGAG ACAGTTTAAGAAAGCTGTAACAGACGCCATCATGTCTCGGAGAGCCATCCGTAACATGAACACCCT CTACCCTGATGCTACTCCCGAAGACCTCCAGTCCTCTGACAATGTTTGCATCATTTGTCGGGAGGAAATGGTCACAGGAGCCAAGAAGCTACCGTGTAATCACATTTTCCACTCCAG CTGCTTGCGTTCCTGGTTCCAGAGACAGCAGACCTGTCCAACCTGTCGCATGGACGTTCTGCGGGCCTCTATTAATAACCAGAACGCTGCCCCTGCCCAGGCTCCACCCCCTGCTCCGGTACCTAATGCTGCTGCCGCTGCCCCACCAGCTAATG TTGCTCCCGGCATGTTGCCTGGCTTCCCTCCTGGCCTCTTCCCCTTCTGGGGTCCGTTCCCTCCAGTGCCTCCACCCGCAGCTCATGGCGCTGCAGACGCTCCACAGAGCAGCGGCGTGACGACACAGGCTGCTG GTACCAGCCAGTCCACATCATCTGGTGCGGACGCAGCTTCAACAGCTGCTGCTCCTCCGGGCTCCGCAATGCCGGGATTCCCCTTCTCCATTCCTCCACCCTTCCCCAGTGCACCGTGGCTGCCCATGCCGCCACCGCCGCCTCCTTTTA TGTCATCaatgcctcctcctcctccatctttAACGCGCCTGTCGGAGGAGGAGCTGAGAGAGCTGGAGGCGGAAGGTCGACGGGGTCTGGAGGCCAGAATGCAGTGTCTGCAAAACATCCACACCCTGCTGGACGCCGCCATGCTAAACATCCACCATTACCTGAGCACTGTCGCCACTCTCAC TCCTCCCAGGGCAGACAGCAGCGCCGCTGGTACCAGCGCAGACCCAGCGAGCCAAGACGAGAGCTCCAACCCCAGCT TGAGCGCAGCCGCAGTCCAGACGGACGACTCGGAAGCCGGCGTCGCCACCTCCGATGGAGACAAACCAGGTAAAACTGACGAAAGATCAGAGGATGAAGATGGCGAACCCAACGCTGCTGAGCTGAGGCGCCGGCGTCTTCGGAAACTGGAAACGGCGTCGCCTGCAGACGATTGA